A single genomic interval of Oryza sativa Japonica Group chromosome 7, ASM3414082v1 harbors:
- the LOC4343485 gene encoding cysteine-rich receptor-like protein kinase 6, with protein sequence MAASRVALSVPVAAAVALLLLALPRAAVSYPWGLCNDTAGEFPARRSSYLASINLIAATLPGNASASPDLFATAEGVGAPPDQVSALALCRGDANASTCLACLTQAFLDLPNACAYHKVAAIFYDSCLLAYSNATIAAGDFSSEKIPIYGFYSNANATTEQARFNRLVAALVNATADYAARNSTRRRYASGEADFNAEFPKVYSWAQCTPDLTPASCRSCLAQIIGTYIGFFENRVGGFVRAVWCSFQYSTTPFLDGPMLVRLQGTSGASPAPSPAAVVPAVNQTPPAATPTLEGGRKYSVPGLVLIILLPTIAAINVVVGLCFWRRRRRPVTEAKRTYANYSTEAEDIENLDSMLIDISILRSATGDFAESNKLGEGGFGAVYKGVLPDGYEIAVKRLSKSSTQGVEELKNELALVAKLKHKNLVSLVGVCLEQQERLLVYEFVPNRSLDLILFDTEKSEQLDWEKRYKIINGIARGLQYLHEDSQLKVVHRDLKASNILLDVNMNPKISDFGLARIFGRDQTQAVTKNVIGTYGYMAPEYLTRGNYSVKSDVFSFGVMVLEIVTGRKNNHSYNSQQSEDLLTMIWEQWVAGTVLEMVDPSMNSFFSESDVMRCIHIGLLCVQGDPANRPVMSSVVLMLGTDTVELHAPAKPTLFARKGGGDESGVASGGMSIVSLEEQS encoded by the exons ATGGCGGCTAGCCGTGTCGCCCTGTCCgtgccagtcgccgccgccgtcgcgctgctgctgctcgcgcTCCCCCGCGCCGCGGTGTCGTACCCGTGGGGGTTGTGCAACGACACGGCCGGCGAATtcccggcgaggaggagcagctACCTTGCCAGTATCAACCtcatcgccgccaccctccccggCAACGCCTCGGCCTCGCCGGACCTGTTCGCCACCGCCGAGGGCGTCGGCGCGCCGCCGGACCAGGTCTCCGCCCTCGCGCTCTGCCGCGGCGACGCCAACGCCTCCACCTGCCTCGCCTGCCTCACCCAGGCCTTCCTCGACCTCCCCAACGCCTGCGCCTACCACAAGGTCGCCGCCATCTTCTACGACTCCTGCCTGCTCGCCTACTCCaacgccaccatcgccgccggcgacttCTCCTCCGAGAAGATCCCGATTTACGGGTTCTACAGCAACGCGAACGCCACGACGGAGCAGGCACGGTTCAACCGCCTCGTGGCAGCGCTGGTGAACGCCACCGCCGACTACGCGGCGCGCAACTCCACGCGGCGGCGGTACGCGTCCGGGGAGGCCGACTTCAACGCGGAGTTCCCCAAGGTGTACAGCTGGGCGCAGTGCACTCCGGACCTGACGCCGGCGAGCTGCCGGAGTTGCCTCGCGCAGATCATAGGGACATATATTGGGTTTTTTGAGAACAGGGTCGGAGGATTCGTCCGCGCGGTCTGGTGCAGCTTCCAGTACAGTACCACGCCCTTTCTCGACGGACCGATGCTTGTAAGGTTACAAGGAACGTCAggtgcctcgccggcgccgtcgccggcggccgtggTGCCCGCAGTTAACcagacgccgccggcggcgacgccgacgcttGAAGGAG gGAGGAAGTACAGCGTCCCTGGATTGGTTCTTATAATTCTGCTGCCTACAATAGCAGCAATAAACGTTGTGGTTGGCCTCTGtttctggaggaggaggaggcgaccaGTAACAGAAGCAAAGCGAACAT ATGCCAATTACTCCACTGAAGCAGAGGACATTGAGAATTTAGATTCGATGCTCATCGACATCTCCATTTTGCGATCTGCAACTGGTGATTTTGCAGAGAGTAACAAGCTCGGTGAGGGCGGATTTGGTGCTGTGTACAAg GGTGTGCTCCCGGACGGCTACGAGATAGCAGTGAAGAGACTGTCGAAGAGCTCAACGCAAGGGGTGGAAGAACTGAAGAACGAGCTGGCTCTGGTTGCGAAGCTGAAGCACAAGAACCTTGTCAGCCTCGTCGGCGTCTGCTTGGAGCAACAGGAGCGGCTGCTCGTATACGAGTTTGTTCCAAACCGGAGCCTCGACCTGATCCTTTTCG ATACTGAGAAAAGTGAGCAGCTGGACTGGGAGAAGAGGTACAAGATCATAAACGGGATCGCTAGAGGTCTGCAATACCTCCACGAAGATTCTCAGCTCAAGGTAGTCCACCGCGATCTCAAGGCGAGCAACATCTTGCTAGACGTGAATATGAACCCCAAGATTTCAGACTTTGGCCTCGCGAGAATTTTCGGTCGAGATCAGACCCAGGCTGTCACCAAGAATGTCATCGGCACATA TGGATACATGGCTCCTGAGTACCTGACACGTGGGAACTACTCTGTCAAGTCAGACGTATTCAGCTTCGGCGTCATGGTCCTTGAAATCGTGACAGGTAGGAAGAACAACCACAGCTACAACTCCCAACAATCTGAAGATCTCTTGACCATG ATCTGGGAGCAATGGGTGGCCGGGACGGTGCTGGAGATGGTCGATCCGAGCATGAACAGCTTCTTCTCGGAGAGCGACGTGATGAGATGCATCCACATTGGGCTCCTCTGCGTGCAGGGTGACCCGGCGAACCGGCCGGTGATGTCGTCGGTGGTGCTGATGCTCGGCACGGACACCGTCGAACTCCATGCCCCCGCGAAGCCGACGCTCTTCGCCaggaaaggcggcggcgacgaatcCGGCGTCGCGTCCGGCGGCATGTCAATCGTGTCATTGGAGGAGCAGTCGTAG